A genomic window from Mesorhizobium sp. 131-2-1 includes:
- the aat gene encoding leucyl/phenylalanyl-tRNA--protein transferase yields MTRPYAPGYRIPTDLLLKAYASGVFPMAESASDPEVFWVRPETRGIIPLDGFHTPRSLKKTIRRHPFDIRYDFDFEATIDGCAERREERRSTWINAPIREAYVELYRLGHCHSVEAWREERLVGGLYGVSLGRVFFGESMFARETDASKTCLYHLVERLKTRGFALLDTQFTTEHLKRFGAVDVPRGQYEKMLAEALKGEAVFFP; encoded by the coding sequence ATGACCCGTCCCTATGCGCCCGGCTATCGCATTCCGACCGACCTGTTGCTGAAGGCCTATGCCTCGGGTGTCTTCCCGATGGCCGAAAGCGCCAGCGACCCCGAGGTGTTCTGGGTGCGGCCGGAGACACGCGGCATCATTCCCCTCGACGGGTTTCATACGCCGCGCAGCCTGAAGAAGACGATCCGTAGGCACCCGTTCGACATTCGCTACGATTTCGATTTTGAGGCGACGATCGATGGCTGCGCCGAAAGGCGCGAGGAGCGCCGCTCGACCTGGATCAACGCGCCGATCCGCGAGGCCTATGTCGAGCTCTATCGCCTCGGCCATTGCCATTCGGTCGAGGCCTGGCGCGAGGAACGGCTGGTCGGCGGCCTCTACGGCGTCTCGCTCGGGCGCGTATTCTTCGGCGAAAGCATGTTCGCCAGGGAAACGGATGCGTCCAAGACCTGTCTCTATCACCTGGTCGAGCGGTTGAAGACGCGCGGCTTTGCGCTGCTCGACACCCAGTTCACCACCGAGCACCTCAAGCGCTTCGGCGCCGTCGACGTACCGCGCGGCCAATATGAGAAGATGCTGGCCGAGGCGTTGAAGGGCGAGGCGGTCTTCTTTCCGTGA
- the accC gene encoding acetyl-CoA carboxylase biotin carboxylase subunit translates to MFQKILIANRGEIALRVLRACKELGIQTVVVHSTADADAMHVRLADESVCIGPPQSRDSYLNIHQIVAACEITGADAVHPGYGFLSENAKFADILAAHNITFIGPSGDHIRIMGDKIEAKRTAKRLGIPVVPGSDGAISEEKEAKRVAAEIGYPVIIKASAGGGGRGMKVARTEADLELALQTARSEAGAAFGDDAVYIEKYLEKPRHIELQVFGDGAGRGVHFGERDCSLQRRHQKVWEEANSPALNAEERARIGGICAKAVADLGYSGAGTIEFLYEDGEFYFIEMNTRLQVEHPVTEAITGIDLVHEQIRVASGGGLSVRQEDIKFNGHAIECRINAEDPRTFTPSPGTITHFHTPGGLGIRVDSGVYSGYKIPPYYDSLIGKLIVHGRNRVECMMRLRRALDEFVVDGIKTTLPLFRDLVGNADIANGDYDIHWLEKYLAKED, encoded by the coding sequence ATGTTTCAGAAAATCCTCATCGCCAATCGCGGCGAAATCGCCCTCAGGGTGCTGCGCGCCTGCAAGGAACTCGGCATCCAGACCGTGGTGGTGCATTCGACCGCCGACGCCGACGCCATGCATGTCAGGCTCGCCGACGAGAGCGTCTGCATCGGCCCGCCGCAGTCGCGCGACAGCTATCTCAACATCCACCAGATCGTGGCCGCCTGCGAGATCACCGGCGCGGACGCCGTGCATCCGGGCTACGGTTTCCTGTCGGAGAACGCCAAGTTCGCCGACATCCTGGCCGCCCACAACATCACCTTCATCGGCCCGTCCGGCGACCATATCCGCATCATGGGCGACAAGATCGAGGCAAAGCGCACCGCAAAACGCCTGGGCATCCCGGTCGTGCCGGGCTCCGACGGCGCGATCAGCGAAGAGAAGGAAGCCAAGCGCGTCGCCGCCGAGATCGGCTACCCCGTGATCATCAAGGCCTCGGCCGGTGGCGGCGGGCGCGGCATGAAGGTGGCGCGCACCGAGGCCGACCTCGAGCTCGCCCTGCAGACTGCGCGCTCCGAAGCCGGTGCCGCCTTCGGCGACGACGCCGTCTATATCGAGAAATACCTGGAGAAGCCGCGCCACATCGAATTGCAGGTGTTCGGCGATGGCGCCGGCCGCGGCGTCCATTTCGGCGAGCGCGACTGCTCGCTGCAACGCCGTCACCAGAAGGTCTGGGAGGAGGCGAATTCGCCCGCGCTCAATGCCGAGGAACGCGCGCGCATCGGCGGCATCTGCGCCAAGGCCGTCGCCGATCTCGGCTATTCCGGCGCCGGTACCATCGAATTCCTCTACGAGGACGGCGAGTTCTATTTCATCGAGATGAACACCCGGCTGCAGGTCGAGCATCCGGTGACGGAAGCGATCACCGGCATCGACCTGGTGCACGAGCAGATCCGTGTCGCCTCCGGCGGCGGCCTTTCGGTCAGGCAGGAGGACATTAAGTTCAACGGCCACGCCATCGAATGCCGCATCAATGCCGAGGACCCGCGCACCTTCACCCCCTCGCCAGGCACGATCACGCATTTCCATACGCCGGGCGGTCTCGGCATCCGCGTCGATTCCGGCGTCTATTCCGGCTACAAGATCCCGCCCTATTACGACAGCCTGATCGGCAAGCTGATCGTGCATGGCCGCAACCGCGTCGAATGCATGATGCGGCTGCGCCGCGCGCTCGACGAATTCGTCGTCGACGGCATCAAGACGACGCTGCCGCTGTTCCGCGACCTGGTCGGCAATGCCGATATCGCCAATGGCGACTACGACATCCACTGGCTGGAAAAATATCTGGCCAAGGAGGATTAG
- the accB gene encoding acetyl-CoA carboxylase biotin carboxyl carrier protein produces MSIKKTGVDQQLIRDLAGILNDTNLTEIEVELGDLKVRVSRQSQTVHAVAAPAPAYAAAPAQPAAAAAPAAADQSKNAVPSPMVGTAYLAPSPDAKPFIEIGQKVKEGQTLLIIEAMKTMNQIPSPRAGTVTAILFEDAQPVEYGMPLVVIE; encoded by the coding sequence ATGTCCATAAAGAAGACCGGTGTTGACCAGCAGCTGATCCGCGATCTGGCGGGCATACTGAACGACACCAACCTCACCGAGATCGAAGTCGAGCTCGGTGACCTGAAGGTGCGCGTGTCGCGGCAGTCGCAGACCGTCCACGCTGTGGCCGCTCCCGCGCCCGCCTATGCGGCGGCGCCGGCTCAGCCGGCGGCGGCTGCAGCGCCTGCAGCGGCCGACCAGTCAAAGAACGCCGTGCCGTCGCCCATGGTCGGCACCGCCTATCTGGCCCCTTCGCCCGACGCCAAGCCATTCATCGAGATCGGCCAGAAGGTTAAGGAAGGCCAAACGCTGCTGATCATCGAAGCGATGAAGACGATGAACCAGATCCCCTCGCCCCGCGCCGGCACGGTGACGGCGATCCTGTTCGAGGACGCCCAGCCGGTCGAATACGGCATGCCTCTCGTCGTCATCGAGTAG
- the aroQ gene encoding type II 3-dehydroquinate dehydratase → MKTVFVLNGPNLNALGKREPGIYGGKTLAAIAEDCKKAGAELGLEIDFRQSNHEGDLVDWIHEAGDKAAAIVINPGAYSHTSIAIHDAIRAVAPLPVAEVHLSNIHAREPFRHVSMVAPVAVGMICGFGPLGYTLALQALAARL, encoded by the coding sequence TTGAAAACGGTTTTCGTCCTCAACGGTCCCAATCTCAACGCGCTCGGCAAGCGCGAGCCGGGCATCTATGGCGGCAAGACGCTTGCCGCCATCGCCGAGGACTGCAAGAAGGCGGGCGCCGAGCTTGGGCTGGAGATCGATTTCCGCCAGTCGAACCATGAGGGCGACCTCGTCGACTGGATCCATGAAGCCGGCGACAAGGCCGCCGCAATCGTCATCAATCCGGGCGCCTACAGCCACACCTCGATTGCCATTCACGACGCCATCCGCGCAGTCGCGCCGCTGCCCGTCGCCGAGGTCCATCTCTCCAACATCCATGCGCGGGAACCGTTCCGCCACGTCTCCATGGTCGCGCCGGTCGCCGTCGGCATGATCTGCGGGTTCGGGCCGCTCGGCTACACGCTCGCGCTGCAGGCGCTGGCGGCACGCCTGTGA
- a CDS encoding DsbA family protein, with product MNKAILLGTTGAVAALAMLAVGFVAGSPQAAKADTAQVVQAAAPSDTKIDRTEVEGIIRDYLLKNPEVLLEVQEALEAKQKEEQRIAALGVIKNAKDEIFNSAFDGIVGNPSGKVTIVEFYDYNCGFCKRAIEDMQALTKTDPDLRFVLKEFPILSPDSQKASVVSMAFHLMMPEKYGEFHTALLGGQGRATESIAIKIAVSLGADEAKLREKMKDPSINEALSRTYDLATKLSITGTPSYVVGNEVVFGALGKDVLAEKIEAAKAAL from the coding sequence ATGAACAAGGCAATCTTGCTTGGCACGACGGGCGCGGTGGCCGCCCTTGCCATGCTGGCGGTCGGCTTCGTCGCCGGCAGCCCTCAGGCGGCCAAGGCCGACACGGCGCAGGTCGTCCAGGCCGCCGCGCCCTCGGACACCAAGATCGACCGGACCGAGGTCGAGGGCATCATCCGCGACTACCTCCTTAAGAATCCGGAAGTGCTGCTCGAGGTGCAGGAAGCGCTGGAGGCCAAGCAGAAGGAAGAGCAGCGCATTGCCGCCCTTGGCGTCATCAAGAACGCCAAGGACGAGATCTTCAACTCGGCCTTCGACGGCATCGTCGGCAATCCGAGCGGCAAGGTCACCATCGTCGAGTTCTACGACTACAATTGCGGCTTCTGCAAACGCGCCATCGAGGACATGCAGGCGCTGACCAAGACCGACCCCGACCTGCGCTTCGTGCTCAAGGAATTCCCGATCCTCAGCCCGGATTCGCAGAAGGCCAGCGTCGTCTCCATGGCCTTCCATCTGATGATGCCGGAGAAATACGGCGAGTTCCACACCGCGCTGCTCGGCGGCCAAGGCCGAGCCACCGAGTCGATCGCCATCAAGATCGCGGTCTCGCTTGGCGCCGACGAGGCGAAGCTGCGCGAGAAGATGAAGGACCCCAGCATCAACGAGGCGCTGTCGCGGACCTATGATCTTGCCACCAAGCTGTCGATCACCGGCACGCCCTCCTATGTGGTCGGCAACGAGGTAGTGTTCGGCGCGCTCGGCAAGGATGTCCTGGCCGAAAAGATCGAGGCGGCGAAGGCCGCGCTCTGA
- a CDS encoding M48 family metalloprotease: MLSRPRSTTARSTVARTARGFATLLLAAAVAVSGSVSAFAQNVPIVRDAEIEALVRDYARPIFKAAGLANDGIDIVLVNDSSFNAFVTGRRLFINTGALMTAETPNEIIGVIAHEAGHIAGGHQQKLRDQLERAKTMAIIATLLGAGAIVAGATTNSRGLAGAGMGVAAGGGEMAQRSILAYQRTEETTADRSAMTYLNATGQSGMGMLKTFSRFQNALSLSGAQVDPYRISHPMPQERIANLEVLVKQSPYVGNVDPPALQQRHDMMRVKIAAYVGGQAAATRLMRKNPGSLASRYGEAQLAYLYGNLAQGLAKTNALIKEQPKNPYFQELRGDILMKANKPKDAADAYAKAVSLDPARSGLLPVSLGQALMAVGTPETLKKAVTQISNGLARDRENAEGYRYLAQAYGELGNIPAADLATAEGHFYSGDYQNAKIFAMRAQKNMKRGEPGWLRAQDIINYAPPGKRK; encoded by the coding sequence ATGTTGAGCCGACCCAGATCGACCACTGCCAGATCGACCGTTGCAAGGACCGCGCGCGGCTTCGCCACGCTTTTGCTTGCGGCCGCCGTCGCCGTCTCCGGCTCGGTCAGCGCATTTGCGCAAAACGTCCCCATCGTGCGCGACGCCGAGATCGAGGCGCTGGTGCGCGACTATGCGCGGCCGATCTTCAAGGCGGCGGGCCTCGCCAATGACGGCATCGACATCGTGCTGGTCAATGACTCCAGTTTCAACGCCTTCGTCACCGGGCGCCGGCTGTTCATAAACACCGGCGCTCTGATGACGGCGGAAACACCCAACGAGATCATCGGCGTCATCGCCCATGAAGCCGGCCACATCGCCGGCGGCCATCAGCAGAAGCTGCGCGACCAGCTTGAGCGCGCCAAGACCATGGCGATCATCGCCACGCTGCTCGGCGCCGGCGCCATCGTTGCCGGCGCCACCACCAACAGCCGAGGGCTGGCCGGCGCCGGCATGGGTGTTGCGGCGGGCGGCGGCGAGATGGCGCAGCGCAGCATCCTCGCCTATCAGCGCACCGAAGAGACGACCGCCGACCGCTCGGCGATGACCTATCTCAACGCCACCGGCCAGTCCGGAATGGGCATGCTGAAGACCTTTTCCCGATTCCAGAACGCGCTGTCGTTGTCCGGCGCCCAAGTCGATCCCTACCGGATCAGCCATCCGATGCCGCAGGAGCGCATCGCCAATCTCGAAGTGCTGGTGAAGCAGAGCCCCTATGTCGGCAATGTCGACCCGCCGGCGCTGCAGCAGCGGCATGACATGATGCGGGTCAAGATCGCCGCCTATGTGGGAGGTCAGGCCGCCGCAACACGGCTGATGCGCAAGAACCCAGGCAGCCTTGCCTCGCGCTATGGCGAAGCGCAGCTCGCCTATCTCTATGGCAATCTGGCCCAGGGCCTCGCCAAGACCAACGCGCTGATCAAGGAACAGCCGAAGAACCCCTACTTCCAGGAACTGCGCGGCGACATATTGATGAAGGCCAACAAGCCGAAGGATGCGGCTGACGCCTACGCCAAGGCGGTCAGCCTCGATCCGGCGCGATCCGGCTTGCTGCCGGTCTCGCTTGGCCAAGCGCTGATGGCGGTCGGCACGCCGGAAACGCTCAAGAAAGCGGTAACGCAGATCAGCAACGGTCTCGCGCGCGACAGGGAGAACGCCGAAGGCTACCGCTATCTGGCGCAGGCCTATGGCGAGCTCGGCAACATACCGGCGGCGGACCTCGCCACGGCTGAAGGCCATTTCTACTCAGGCGACTACCAGAACGCGAAGATCTTCGCCATGCGCGCGCAGAAGAACATGAAGCGTGGCGAGCCGGGCTGGCTTCGCGCCCAGGATATCATAAACTACGCGCCTCCGGGCAAACGCAAGTGA
- a CDS encoding pyridoxal phosphate-dependent aminotransferase, giving the protein MVVSLSRRGEVEPFHAMDILAEANRLKATGVPVVSMAVGQPSDPAPAGVRLAAANALKVGRIGYTDALGLADLRQAIAAHYAEHYGIDVPAARIAVTTGSSAAFNLAFLAMFDPGDRVAIAAPGYPAYRNIMAALGIEIVEIELGSDAYLHAEHLRTAHREKPLKGVLFASPANPTGAVIPADELAALVTTAEDLGIAVISDEIYHRLAYAAPDTTALAYGSDVTVINSFSKYYCMTGWRIGWMVLPEQLVRPVERIAQSLYISPPELSQIAAIEAFKATEELEAVKARYAWNRELLMKRLPELGFALAAPMDGAFYAFCDVTRHTNDSMAFARRMLAEAHVAATPGRDFDPVAGHRTMRFSYAGSHDDMVEAMARIERWLK; this is encoded by the coding sequence ATGGTTGTTTCGCTTTCGCGCCGCGGCGAGGTCGAGCCGTTCCACGCCATGGATATTCTGGCCGAGGCCAACCGGCTGAAGGCGACCGGCGTGCCGGTGGTTTCGATGGCGGTCGGCCAGCCGTCCGACCCGGCGCCGGCCGGCGTGCGGCTGGCCGCTGCCAATGCCCTGAAGGTCGGCCGCATCGGCTACACCGACGCTCTGGGTCTGGCCGATCTGCGCCAGGCGATCGCTGCGCACTACGCCGAGCATTACGGAATCGATGTCCCGGCGGCGCGAATCGCCGTCACCACCGGATCGTCCGCGGCCTTCAACCTGGCTTTCCTGGCGATGTTCGATCCCGGCGACCGCGTCGCCATCGCCGCGCCCGGCTATCCGGCCTACCGCAACATCATGGCCGCGCTCGGTATCGAGATCGTCGAGATCGAACTCGGCAGCGATGCCTATCTCCATGCCGAGCATCTGAGGACCGCGCATCGCGAAAAGCCGCTGAAAGGGGTGCTGTTCGCCAGTCCGGCCAATCCGACCGGCGCGGTGATCCCGGCCGACGAGCTTGCCGCGCTGGTCACGACAGCGGAGGATCTCGGCATCGCTGTGATCTCCGACGAGATCTACCACCGGCTGGCCTATGCGGCGCCTGACACGACCGCGCTCGCCTACGGTTCGGACGTGACGGTCATCAATTCCTTCTCGAAATACTATTGCATGACCGGCTGGCGCATCGGCTGGATGGTGCTTCCGGAACAATTGGTGCGTCCCGTCGAGCGCATCGCCCAGAGTCTCTACATATCGCCGCCGGAACTGTCGCAGATCGCCGCGATCGAGGCGTTCAAGGCGACCGAGGAGCTGGAAGCGGTGAAGGCGCGCTATGCCTGGAACCGCGAGCTTTTGATGAAGCGGCTGCCGGAGCTCGGCTTTGCGCTCGCGGCACCCATGGACGGCGCCTTCTACGCTTTTTGCGACGTCACAAGGCATACCAATGACAGCATGGCCTTCGCGCGCCGGATGCTTGCCGAGGCGCATGTGGCGGCGACGCCCGGCCGGGACTTCGATCCCGTTGCAGGGCATCGCACGATGCGCTTTTCCTATGCCGGCAGCCACGACGACATGGTCGAGGCGATGGCGCGCATCGAGCGCTGGCTGAAGTAG
- a CDS encoding glutaminase: MPELEQALAEVAAEMAERTDRGDVATYIPQLGKVDPKKFGMAAVTNDGRVLLAGDAEEAFSIQSISKVFTLTLALGNVGDALWQRVGREPSGNPFNSIVQLEHENGIPRNPFINAGAIVVSDILLAGHQPREAIGEILRFIQFLADDDTIIIDREVAASERATGYRNFALANYMKSFGNLHHAPELALGVYFHHCAIAMSCRQLAMAGRFLANGGKNPATGHSVVSAERARRIGAMMLTCGHYDGSGDFAFRVGIPGKSGVGGGILGIVPGVASLAVWSPGLNANGNSKLGSIALERLAKMMNWSIFAP, translated from the coding sequence ATGCCGGAACTCGAACAGGCGCTTGCCGAAGTCGCCGCCGAAATGGCCGAGCGCACGGATCGCGGTGATGTCGCGACCTATATTCCGCAGCTTGGCAAGGTCGACCCGAAGAAGTTCGGCATGGCGGCCGTTACCAATGACGGACGCGTACTGCTTGCCGGCGACGCCGAAGAAGCCTTTTCCATCCAGAGCATTTCCAAGGTGTTCACGCTGACGCTTGCGCTCGGCAATGTCGGCGATGCGCTGTGGCAGCGTGTCGGACGCGAGCCGTCGGGCAATCCGTTCAACTCGATCGTCCAGCTCGAGCACGAGAACGGCATTCCGCGCAACCCGTTCATCAACGCCGGCGCCATCGTCGTCTCCGACATATTGCTCGCCGGCCACCAGCCGCGCGAAGCGATCGGCGAGATCCTGCGCTTCATCCAGTTCCTGGCCGACGACGACACCATTATCATCGATCGCGAGGTGGCGGCCTCCGAGCGCGCCACCGGCTACCGCAACTTCGCACTTGCCAACTATATGAAATCCTTCGGCAATCTCCACCATGCGCCAGAGCTGGCGCTGGGCGTCTATTTCCACCATTGCGCCATTGCCATGAGCTGCCGGCAACTGGCGATGGCCGGCCGCTTCCTTGCCAATGGCGGCAAGAACCCGGCGACCGGGCATTCGGTGGTGTCGGCCGAGCGGGCGCGCCGCATCGGCGCGATGATGCTGACCTGCGGCCACTATGACGGATCCGGCGATTTCGCCTTCCGCGTCGGCATCCCCGGCAAGAGCGGCGTCGGTGGCGGCATATTGGGGATCGTGCCGGGGGTGGCTTCGCTAGCGGTCTGGTCGCCTGGCCTCAATGCCAACGGCAATTCCAAGCTCGGCTCGATCGCGCTGGAGAGGCTGGCGAAGATGATGAACTGGTCGATCTTCGCACCTTAG
- a CDS encoding Rne/Rng family ribonuclease, translating to MPNKMLIDASHQEETRVVVIRGNRIEEFDFESQDKKQLKGNIYLARVTRVEPSLQAAFVEYGGNRHGFLAFSEIHPDYYQIPVADRQALLRAEAQEAEDEDDEDGDGDEHQARDRGRRGRRRGGKNRDRGEHKREPSVAGSEEPGDSAGEVVSGEAAGESGEDIVETIAEAIEIQSSDADAGSQDGGQDHGTAEHGDDATADDDGETSRGGPTSIAASVEADVISESVPQAEQNGEATSSDNDRGMLEEVQSSHPDDHEIESVGAEDALEEVRNRRKPVRRQYKIQEVIKRRQILLVQVVKEERGNKGAALTTYLSLAGRYSVLMPNTARGGGISRKITNAQDRKRLKEVVADLEVPQGMGVILRTAGESRTKAEIKRDYEYLMRLWENVRNLTLQSTAPALVYEEGSLIKRSVRDLYNKDIDEILVSGEDGYREAKDFMRMLMPSHAKVVQPYRDTTPIFVRNGIEAQLDRMLQPQVTLKSGGYIIINQTEALVSIDVNSGRSTKEHSIEDTALHTNLEAAEEVARQLRLRDLAGLIVIDFIDMEENRNNRSVEKRLKDHLKNDRARIQVGRISHFGLMEMSRQRIRASVLESTMKPCPHCGGTGHVRSDSSVALMVVRAIEEFLLKDSRSHITVRTPAPTALYVLNHKRGTLVELESRFGLTITIEADDTVGAQHYAIFRGAIAEKPEGFVEVRSLPAYVEPEEPEDEIVIEDEEEAPAQAEQPRQSQQQPQQQRVGEDGEGRDRKRRKRRRRRGGKDRDREHGDREHGAHAGAVSAPASADGVSAVASDEAEAGDEAPVGIVDTAEAAEDGQGKKRRRGKRGGKRNRREEDEGVADATAGEEADGVEGVASESEAVAAETVTATPVEEPVVPASANDDAPIAEKPKKPKRASRSKKVAEAAEAVVAETVAEAVPEATIETPAPVEAAPAAPAASEDEPARPTRRKPVSPDAPAVPVVSSSVADEAKTEDKPKRAGWWQRKGFF from the coding sequence ATGCCCAACAAGATGCTGATAGACGCCTCCCACCAGGAGGAAACACGCGTTGTCGTCATTCGCGGTAACCGTATTGAAGAATTCGACTTTGAATCCCAGGACAAGAAGCAGCTCAAAGGAAACATCTACCTCGCCCGCGTAACGCGCGTCGAACCGTCCCTTCAGGCAGCTTTTGTCGAGTATGGCGGCAACCGTCACGGTTTCCTCGCCTTCAGTGAAATCCACCCCGACTACTACCAGATCCCGGTCGCCGACCGTCAGGCGCTGCTGCGCGCGGAAGCGCAGGAGGCCGAGGACGAAGACGACGAGGACGGCGACGGCGATGAGCACCAGGCCCGCGATCGCGGCCGGCGCGGCCGCCGGCGCGGCGGCAAGAACCGCGACCGTGGCGAGCACAAGCGCGAGCCGAGCGTCGCCGGTTCCGAGGAGCCCGGCGACAGCGCCGGAGAGGTCGTAAGCGGCGAGGCTGCCGGCGAAAGCGGCGAAGACATCGTCGAGACGATCGCCGAGGCCATCGAGATCCAGTCCAGCGATGCCGATGCCGGCTCGCAGGATGGCGGCCAGGACCACGGAACCGCCGAGCATGGCGACGATGCCACCGCGGACGACGATGGCGAAACGTCCAGGGGCGGCCCTACCTCGATCGCCGCCAGCGTCGAAGCCGACGTGATTTCGGAATCGGTCCCGCAAGCCGAACAGAACGGTGAAGCCACCTCCAGCGACAACGATCGCGGCATGCTGGAAGAGGTGCAGTCCTCGCATCCGGACGACCACGAGATCGAATCGGTCGGCGCCGAGGATGCACTTGAAGAGGTGCGCAACCGCCGCAAGCCGGTGCGCCGCCAGTATAAGATCCAGGAAGTCATCAAGCGCCGTCAAATCCTTCTGGTCCAGGTGGTCAAGGAAGAGCGCGGCAACAAGGGCGCCGCGCTTACCACCTATCTGTCGCTCGCCGGCCGCTATTCGGTGCTGATGCCGAACACGGCGCGCGGCGGCGGCATTTCGCGCAAGATCACCAACGCCCAGGACCGCAAGCGGCTGAAGGAAGTCGTCGCCGACCTCGAAGTGCCGCAGGGCATGGGCGTCATCCTGCGCACCGCCGGCGAGAGCCGCACCAAGGCCGAGATCAAGCGCGACTATGAATATCTGATGCGGCTTTGGGAAAACGTCCGCAACCTCACGCTGCAGTCCACGGCCCCTGCCCTGGTCTACGAGGAAGGCAGCCTGATCAAGCGCTCGGTGCGCGACCTCTACAACAAGGATATCGACGAGATCCTGGTCTCCGGCGAGGACGGCTATCGCGAGGCCAAGGACTTCATGCGCATGCTGATGCCGAGCCACGCCAAGGTGGTTCAGCCCTATCGCGACACCACCCCGATCTTCGTGCGCAACGGCATCGAGGCGCAACTCGACCGCATGCTGCAGCCGCAAGTGACGCTGAAGAGCGGCGGCTACATCATCATCAACCAGACCGAGGCGCTGGTCTCCATCGACGTCAATTCGGGGCGTTCCACCAAGGAGCACTCGATCGAGGACACCGCGCTCCACACCAATCTGGAAGCCGCCGAGGAAGTCGCCCGGCAACTCAGGCTGCGCGACCTTGCCGGCCTGATCGTCATCGACTTCATCGACATGGAGGAGAACCGCAACAACCGCTCCGTCGAGAAGCGGCTGAAGGATCACCTCAAGAACGACCGTGCCCGCATCCAGGTCGGCCGCATCTCGCATTTCGGCCTGATGGAGATGTCGCGCCAGCGCATCCGCGCCAGCGTGCTGGAATCGACCATGAAGCCCTGCCCGCATTGCGGCGGCACCGGCCATGTGCGTTCAGACTCCTCGGTTGCGCTGATGGTGGTCAGGGCGATCGAGGAATTCCTTCTCAAGGATTCGCGCAGCCACATCACGGTCCGCACGCCGGCCCCGACCGCGCTTTATGTGCTCAACCACAAGCGCGGCACGCTGGTCGAACTCGAAAGCCGCTTCGGCCTGACCATCACGATCGAGGCCGACGACACGGTCGGCGCTCAGCACTATGCGATCTTCCGTGGCGCGATCGCCGAAAAGCCGGAGGGCTTCGTCGAAGTGCGCAGCCTGCCGGCCTATGTCGAGCCGGAGGAGCCCGAGGACGAGATCGTCATCGAGGACGAAGAGGAGGCGCCCGCCCAGGCGGAACAACCGCGCCAGTCCCAGCAGCAGCCGCAGCAGCAGAGGGTCGGCGAGGACGGCGAAGGCCGTGACCGCAAGCGCCGCAAGCGCCGCCGGCGGCGCGGCGGCAAGGATCGCGATCGCGAACACGGCGATCGCGAGCACGGCGCCCATGCCGGGGCCGTTTCCGCGCCGGCGTCGGCGGACGGCGTTTCCGCCGTTGCAAGCGACGAGGCAGAAGCGGGCGACGAAGCTCCGGTCGGCATTGTCGACACGGCCGAGGCAGCGGAAGACGGTCAGGGCAAGAAGCGCCGGCGCGGCAAGCGCGGCGGCAAGCGCAATCGCCGCGAAGAGGATGAAGGCGTGGCCGACGCAACTGCCGGCGAAGAGGCCGACGGCGTCGAGGGCGTCGCGTCGGAAAGCGAAGCCGTCGCGGCCGAAACCGTGACAGCCACGCCCGTCGAGGAACCGGTCGTTCCAGCTTCCGCCAATGACGACGCGCCCATCGCCGAAAAGCCGAAGAAGCCCAAGCGTGCCTCGAGATCGAAGAAGGTCGCGGAGGCCGCGGAGGCAGTTGTCGCGGAGACGGTAGCCGAGGCCGTGCCGGAGGCAACGATTGAAACCCCGGCTCCGGTCGAGGCGGCGCCTGCTGCTCCGGCCGCGTCCGAGGACGAGCCGGCCCGCCCGACCAGGCGCAAACCCGTCTCGCCGGACGCTCCGGCCGTGCCGGTGGTCTCGTCGAGCGTTGCCGATGAGGCAAAAACCGAGGACAAGCCGAAGCGCGCCGGTTGGTGGCAGCGGAAGGGTTTCTTCTAA